One window of the Flavobacteriaceae bacterium YJPT1-3 genome contains the following:
- a CDS encoding amidohydrolase family protein — MKSLLTLLMLIFLSLVSPLTHAQKKALVGGTLIDGYGSAPIANSVILIEGSKITAVGTQASLQIPSDAEIISTEGMTVLPGLWDMHVHTMINGHADYDYWDKVYPPLFKDVIMPASAEQLLMAGVTSARDLGGPLEESIAVRDAINKGTIPGATLYVSGPFIQKKPYPGTEAFRWGVAGPEDGRKKIRKLAEAGVDCIKLIDQDQMSMEELKAIVDEAHKHNLKVVAHGHRPEEIRRGLLADVDCFEHTGLSSAPEYPEDIMQMIKERTAQMNKGPLFWCPTVEGLYNYEYTRDHPEKLDNDSWHRGLPDSVVVDIKKSIEHPDRLPYFQLTPVRKPTLERKINQLLDAGVVLLVGTDSGIPMKFHSQSTWNELDVWVNEFGLDPMYAIRAATYWPALWMGKADEVGTITPGKDADIIAVKGDVLRYISLLQDVDLVIKHGKRYK, encoded by the coding sequence ATGAAATCATTACTTACCCTCCTAATGCTCATTTTCCTAAGTTTAGTCTCTCCACTAACCCATGCCCAAAAGAAAGCCCTGGTGGGAGGTACCTTAATTGATGGGTACGGAAGCGCGCCCATTGCTAATAGCGTTATTCTTATTGAGGGATCTAAAATTACCGCAGTGGGCACCCAAGCCAGCCTGCAAATTCCATCTGATGCTGAAATTATCTCTACCGAGGGGATGACCGTTCTTCCCGGACTCTGGGACATGCATGTGCATACCATGATCAACGGCCATGCAGATTATGACTATTGGGATAAAGTCTACCCGCCCTTATTTAAAGACGTGATCATGCCGGCCTCCGCAGAGCAATTGCTCATGGCGGGAGTGACCAGTGCCCGGGATTTAGGGGGACCTCTGGAAGAAAGTATAGCCGTACGTGATGCCATCAACAAGGGAACCATTCCAGGGGCTACGCTCTATGTATCAGGCCCTTTTATTCAAAAGAAACCCTATCCGGGTACCGAGGCTTTCCGCTGGGGGGTAGCCGGACCGGAAGACGGACGTAAAAAGATCCGCAAATTGGCCGAGGCAGGAGTGGATTGTATCAAATTGATCGATCAGGATCAGATGAGCATGGAGGAACTCAAAGCCATCGTAGATGAAGCACATAAACACAACCTCAAAGTCGTTGCTCATGGTCACCGACCGGAAGAAATTCGGCGTGGATTACTGGCCGATGTGGACTGTTTTGAGCATACGGGTCTGTCTTCGGCGCCAGAATATCCGGAAGACATTATGCAAATGATCAAAGAACGTACAGCACAAATGAACAAGGGACCTTTGTTTTGGTGTCCAACGGTGGAAGGTCTGTATAATTATGAATACACCCGAGACCATCCCGAGAAGCTGGACAATGATTCCTGGCACCGCGGATTGCCTGATAGTGTGGTGGTCGATATCAAAAAAAGTATTGAGCACCCGGACCGTCTGCCGTACTTTCAATTGACCCCGGTGCGCAAGCCCACCCTGGAACGAAAAATCAATCAATTACTGGACGCGGGGGTAGTCCTTCTTGTGGGAACAGATAGCGGTATTCCCATGAAATTTCACAGTCAGTCCACCTGGAATGAATTGGACGTTTGGGTGAATGAATTTGGTCTAGACCCGATGTATGCCATCAGAGCAGCCACCTATTGGCCGGCACTGTGGATGGGAAAAGCGGATGAAGTGGGTACCATCACTCCCGGAAAAGATGCTGATATCATCGCCGTAAAAGGGGATGTACTGCGATACATCAGCCTGCTGCAAGACGTCGATTTGGTCATCAAACACGGGAAACGTTATAAGTAG
- the thrS gene encoding threonine--tRNA ligase encodes MINITLPDGTVKAMESGTTPLDVAKSISEGLARNVISASYNGTQIETSTPLKEDGKLVLFTWNDEKGKEAFRHSSAHVLAQALQELYPGVKLSIGPAIENGFYYDVDLGEKTITDKDFKRIEDKMLEIARGKHEFQMRSVSKAEALKKYEEEGNEYKLELIENLEDGTITFCDHDTFTDLCRGGHIPNTGLIKAVKIMSVAGAYWRGDENNKQLTRVYGTSFPKQKDLKEYLELLEEAKKRDHRKLGKELDLFTFSAKVGQGLPLWLPKGAALRERLENFLKAAQKKQGYEMVVSPHIGQKELYVTSGHYAKYGEDSFQPIHTPNEGEEFLLKPMNCPHHCEIYNARQWSYRDLPKRYAEFGTVYRYEQSGELHGLTRVRGFTQDDAHLFCTPDQLHDEFLKVIDLVLYVFGSLGFEDFTAQVSLRDPENPEKYIGDTDNWEKAEQAIINAAEQKNLNFVIEHGEAAFYGPKLDFMVKDALGRQWQLGTIQVDYNLPERFDLTYKGSDNELHRPVMIHRAPFGSMERFIAILLESTGGNFPLWLVPEQASILTLSEKYEDYAQNVLTLLENHEIRALVDNRGETMGKKIRDAELQKLPFMLIVGEQEASDGTVSVRRHGGEDLGVMSVDAFAKAVKEEIAQSIKKIEV; translated from the coding sequence ATGATCAATATTACCTTGCCAGACGGAACGGTCAAAGCGATGGAGTCAGGAACTACACCCCTGGACGTAGCTAAAAGCATAAGTGAGGGCCTCGCCCGTAACGTTATTTCTGCTTCTTATAATGGCACCCAGATTGAAACATCTACCCCGCTTAAAGAAGACGGTAAACTCGTACTCTTTACCTGGAATGACGAAAAAGGAAAAGAAGCTTTCCGTCACTCCAGTGCTCACGTGCTCGCTCAAGCCCTTCAAGAACTCTATCCGGGCGTCAAACTGTCTATAGGTCCTGCGATCGAAAACGGCTTCTATTACGACGTCGATTTAGGCGAGAAAACCATTACCGATAAGGACTTTAAGCGTATAGAAGACAAGATGCTGGAAATCGCCCGGGGCAAGCATGAATTTCAAATGCGCTCCGTATCCAAAGCAGAGGCGCTAAAGAAATACGAAGAAGAAGGCAACGAGTATAAACTAGAACTCATTGAGAATCTGGAAGACGGTACCATCACTTTTTGTGATCATGATACCTTTACTGATCTCTGTCGCGGGGGCCACATTCCCAACACCGGTCTGATCAAAGCGGTGAAGATCATGAGCGTGGCCGGCGCCTACTGGCGGGGTGACGAAAACAACAAGCAACTTACCCGGGTCTATGGGACGTCATTCCCCAAGCAAAAGGACCTTAAAGAGTACTTGGAACTCTTAGAAGAGGCCAAAAAAAGAGATCATCGCAAACTCGGCAAAGAACTCGATCTGTTTACCTTCTCCGCTAAAGTAGGACAGGGTCTCCCGCTCTGGCTACCTAAAGGTGCCGCCTTACGCGAGCGTCTGGAGAACTTCCTGAAAGCTGCTCAAAAAAAACAGGGCTACGAAATGGTCGTTTCGCCTCATATTGGCCAAAAAGAATTGTACGTCACTTCGGGACACTACGCCAAATACGGCGAAGACAGTTTCCAGCCTATCCATACGCCTAATGAAGGAGAAGAATTCTTGCTTAAGCCCATGAACTGTCCGCATCACTGCGAAATCTACAATGCACGACAGTGGAGCTATCGCGATCTACCAAAACGGTATGCAGAATTCGGCACGGTGTATCGCTACGAACAAAGTGGTGAATTACACGGACTCACCCGGGTACGCGGTTTCACGCAGGATGATGCCCACCTTTTTTGTACACCCGATCAACTGCACGATGAATTCCTCAAGGTGATCGATCTGGTTTTATACGTCTTCGGATCCTTAGGCTTTGAAGACTTTACCGCTCAGGTCTCTCTGCGCGATCCAGAGAATCCGGAGAAATACATTGGTGATACCGACAACTGGGAAAAAGCAGAGCAAGCCATCATCAACGCGGCCGAACAGAAAAACCTCAACTTTGTCATCGAACACGGAGAGGCGGCCTTTTACGGACCCAAACTGGACTTTATGGTCAAGGATGCTCTTGGGCGTCAATGGCAGCTGGGTACCATTCAGGTAGACTACAATTTACCCGAACGTTTTGACCTTACCTATAAGGGAAGTGATAATGAATTGCACCGACCGGTGATGATCCACAGAGCGCCTTTTGGAAGTATGGAACGTTTTATCGCCATCCTTTTAGAATCAACCGGGGGTAATTTCCCACTTTGGTTAGTTCCTGAACAGGCTAGCATCCTAACATTGAGCGAGAAATACGAAGATTACGCCCAAAATGTTTTAACTTTGCTGGAAAATCACGAAATTCGCGCCCTTGTCGACAACCGTGGAGAAACCATGGGTAAAAAAATCAGGGATGCCGAGCTTCAAAAGCTTCCGTTTATGCTGATCGTAGGTGAGCAGGAAGCCAGTGACGGCACGGTTTCCGTGAGACGACACGGAGGTGAAGATTTAGGAGTGATGTCTGTAGACGCTTTCGCGAAAGCGGTTAAAGAAGAAATAGCGCAGAGCATCAAAAAAATTGAAGTTTAA
- the infC gene encoding translation initiation factor IF-3, with product MNRKIRAKEVRLVGDNVEMGIYPTSKALEIADEQGLDLVEISPNAEPPVVKVMDYKKFIYEQKKREKAMKAKASKVVVKEIRFGPNTDDHDYDFKKKHAIKFLEEGAKLKAYVFFKGRSIIYKDQGEILLLRLAQDLEDYGKVEQMPKLEGKRMIMFVAPKKTK from the coding sequence ATCAACCGAAAAATTAGGGCCAAAGAAGTGCGCCTTGTAGGGGACAATGTCGAAATGGGCATATATCCTACCAGCAAAGCGCTCGAAATAGCAGATGAACAGGGCTTAGACCTGGTAGAGATTTCTCCAAACGCAGAACCGCCTGTAGTAAAAGTAATGGACTATAAAAAGTTCATCTACGAGCAGAAAAAGCGCGAAAAGGCTATGAAAGCCAAAGCGAGCAAGGTCGTTGTAAAGGAGATTCGATTTGGACCCAATACGGATGATCATGACTACGACTTTAAAAAGAAGCACGCAATCAAATTCTTAGAAGAAGGAGCCAAATTAAAGGCCTATGTATTCTTCAAGGGGCGTTCTATTATTTATAAAGACCAGGGCGAGATCCTACTCTTGCGTTTAGCGCAGGATCTGGAAGACTACGGAAAAGTAGAACAGATGCCCAAACTGGAAGGCAAGCGAATGATCATGTTCGTTGCTCCGAAAAAGACAAAATAG
- the rpmI gene encoding 50S ribosomal protein L35, producing MPKMKTKSSAKKRFKLTGTGKIKRKHAFKSHILTKKSKKRKLALTHDTLVHKADEDNVKIMLRLK from the coding sequence ATGCCTAAAATGAAAACGAAATCCAGTGCTAAGAAGCGATTTAAGCTGACCGGTACCGGAAAGATTAAGAGAAAGCATGCGTTTAAAAGTCACATCTTGACCAAGAAGTCTAAGAAGCGTAAACTTGCTCTTACTCACGATACCCTCGTGCATAAAGCAGACGAGGACAATGTTAAGATCATGCTTCGTTTGAAGTAA
- the rplT gene encoding 50S ribosomal protein L20, with the protein MPRSVNSVASRARRKKVLKQAKGYFGRRKNVWTVAKNAVEKAMTYAYRDRRQKKRNFRSLWIARINAGARQHGMSYSQFMGAVKANQIDLNRKVLADLAMNHPEAFEAIINKVK; encoded by the coding sequence ATGCCAAGATCAGTAAATTCAGTTGCGAGCCGAGCACGTAGAAAAAAAGTGCTTAAGCAAGCGAAAGGTTACTTCGGACGTCGAAAGAACGTTTGGACAGTAGCAAAAAATGCGGTGGAGAAAGCGATGACCTATGCGTATCGCGATCGTCGCCAAAAGAAGAGAAACTTTAGAAGTTTGTGGATTGCCCGTATCAACGCGGGAGCACGCCAGCACGGCATGTCTTATTCACAGTTTATGGGTGCCGTTAAGGCGAATCAAATTGACTTGAACCGTAAGGTACTTGCCGATTTAGCGATGAACCACCCGGAAGCTTTTGAAGCGATCATCAATAAAGTTAAATAA
- a CDS encoding OsmC family protein has protein sequence MTSKVTYNGSLRATSQHLKSGNTFITDAPTDNNGKGEAFSPTDTVATGLASCMLTVMGIKAEQLGVDLTGTEAEVTKTMASDPRRISGIKVEINFPKGIAEKNQKILERTANTCPVHYSLHPDIQKDIRFHW, from the coding sequence ATGACTTCAAAAGTAACCTATAACGGAAGCCTTCGCGCCACGAGTCAACACCTTAAGTCGGGCAACACCTTCATTACCGATGCACCCACAGACAACAATGGGAAGGGAGAGGCTTTTTCACCTACCGATACCGTTGCCACCGGGCTGGCTAGTTGTATGCTTACGGTCATGGGGATCAAGGCAGAACAACTTGGAGTTGATTTGACCGGAACGGAAGCCGAAGTGACCAAGACCATGGCCAGTGATCCGAGGAGAATTTCGGGTATTAAAGTGGAGATCAATTTTCCGAAAGGGATAGCCGAAAAGAATCAGAAAATATTGGAACGCACCGCAAATACCTGCCCGGTGCATTACAGCCTGCATCCCGACATCCAGAAAGACATTCGTTTTCACTGGTAG
- a CDS encoding LysM peptidoglycan-binding domain-containing protein: MKQFTILFLFVFMIFGCASAAQKQYASHRVKAGESVESIAEKYNLTTTEIYRYNPEARDGVYEGMVLVLNAPKGTQTPTRTTTSTTEVRQADQQLEFITHRVKKQETLFSLSQRYKVPQEVIKKYNTQLYAKQLQKGDRIQIPTNYEAIALAEEQQPQYTTHKVLPKETKWGLSQMYGISIAQLEELNPEIVMGLKEGMELKVPAEQTYATDAVLDENYSYYEVKPGEGYYSLLPFLGVTLDELTALNPALEDGGLKAGMVLKLPKSVGDTFEATAVDAGRLDLEAQLTDFTTKNIAVMLPFNLNRIGSDSTATPKRVIKDDRVMRIALDFHSGVLMAIDSAKALGLSTNLYVYDTQYNRRDGAATNARKIQRIINENNLQDVDAVIGPLLSANVQEVGELLKGDDVPVISPISPEVRLISNVFQSRPADAMLRDKMLEFIKTNGVGKNIIIIADADNKIVKSKLLDLFPEAKVVEPRLNDDGQYYLYPEDIDKKISDVLENWVIMETNDIPLLSNATTDLNTLVNDKKITLLTTNKGNAYDSDELSNMHLMRLNFHFPSVDKEFDRMNAQRFIERYEEKYGVTPNSYAVRGFDVTYDTLLRLAVSANLYETVNLQGESEHVENKFNYARKPLGGYYNQAVYILRYAEDLKLEEVETNIQPEQNEMIFKQD, from the coding sequence ATGAAACAATTCACCATACTGTTCCTCTTTGTTTTTATGATCTTTGGCTGTGCTTCTGCGGCCCAAAAGCAATATGCGAGCCATCGGGTAAAGGCCGGCGAAAGCGTGGAGAGTATTGCTGAAAAATACAATTTGACCACCACAGAGATCTATCGCTACAATCCGGAAGCCCGAGATGGGGTGTACGAAGGGATGGTGCTCGTACTGAACGCGCCGAAAGGGACCCAGACACCGACACGCACAACGACAAGCACGACTGAAGTTCGTCAAGCGGATCAGCAGTTGGAATTCATTACCCACCGCGTGAAAAAACAGGAAACCCTCTTTAGTCTGTCTCAGCGGTACAAGGTGCCTCAAGAGGTGATCAAAAAATACAATACCCAGTTATACGCGAAGCAGCTTCAGAAGGGAGATCGCATTCAAATTCCCACCAATTATGAGGCGATCGCTCTAGCGGAAGAGCAACAACCGCAATACACCACCCATAAAGTGCTCCCCAAAGAAACTAAATGGGGCTTGTCTCAGATGTATGGCATCTCCATTGCACAATTGGAAGAGCTCAATCCGGAAATCGTCATGGGTTTAAAGGAAGGTATGGAGCTAAAAGTACCAGCCGAGCAGACCTACGCAACCGATGCGGTGCTTGATGAAAACTATTCCTACTACGAGGTAAAACCCGGTGAGGGTTATTACAGTTTGTTGCCCTTTTTGGGAGTTACCCTGGATGAATTGACCGCGCTCAATCCGGCACTGGAAGATGGCGGTTTAAAGGCCGGGATGGTGCTTAAACTTCCAAAATCGGTGGGGGATACCTTTGAGGCTACAGCTGTAGATGCGGGTCGGCTGGACCTGGAAGCGCAGCTCACCGACTTTACCACCAAGAACATCGCGGTCATGCTGCCGTTCAATCTTAATAGAATAGGATCAGACAGTACGGCCACTCCTAAGCGGGTGATCAAAGACGATCGCGTCATGCGTATCGCACTTGATTTTCACAGCGGAGTATTGATGGCGATCGATTCGGCTAAAGCCTTAGGCTTATCTACCAATCTCTATGTGTATGATACGCAGTACAATCGGCGCGACGGTGCGGCGACGAACGCCCGTAAAATTCAACGCATCATCAATGAGAATAATCTTCAAGATGTAGATGCCGTGATTGGTCCTCTCCTAAGCGCCAATGTGCAGGAAGTGGGAGAACTGTTAAAAGGCGATGACGTGCCGGTGATCTCGCCCATCAGTCCGGAGGTACGCTTGATCTCTAATGTCTTTCAATCTCGTCCGGCTGACGCCATGCTCAGGGATAAGATGTTGGAATTCATAAAAACCAATGGTGTTGGGAAGAACATCATCATCATTGCTGATGCCGATAATAAGATCGTTAAAAGTAAACTGCTGGATTTGTTTCCTGAAGCCAAGGTTGTGGAGCCCCGACTCAATGATGACGGGCAGTATTATCTGTATCCCGAAGATATCGACAAGAAGATTTCTGATGTCCTGGAAAACTGGGTGATTATGGAAACCAATGACATTCCTTTATTGAGTAATGCAACCACCGATCTCAATACCCTGGTCAACGATAAAAAGATCACGCTGTTGACGACCAACAAAGGAAATGCGTACGACAGTGATGAATTGTCCAACATGCACTTGATGCGTTTGAACTTTCATTTTCCCTCCGTGGATAAGGAATTCGACCGTATGAATGCCCAGCGATTTATTGAGCGTTATGAAGAGAAGTATGGCGTGACGCCTAACAGCTATGCCGTTCGCGGTTTCGATGTGACCTACGATACCCTTTTGCGTTTAGCGGTTTCAGCAAATCTTTACGAGACGGTTAATTTGCAAGGGGAGAGTGAGCATGTGGAGAATAAATTCAATTATGCCCGTAAGCCCCTGGGCGGCTATTATAATCAAGCGGTATACATCCTACGATACGCAGAAGACCTGAAGCTGGAGGAGGTGGAGACCAACATTCAGCCCGAGCAGAACGAGATGATTTTTAAACAAGACTAG
- the guaA gene encoding glutamine-hydrolyzing GMP synthase translates to MQNNVLILDFGSQYTQLIARRVRELNIYCEIKPYNKLPEDLSSYKAVILSGSPYSVLWEDAPHPDLSGIKGKKPLLGVCYGAQYLAHFNGGRVGQSSTREYGRANLSKIKAEEPFFKGVMENSQVWMSHSDTIKELPEGAVLLASTSDVEHAAYRLNGEQTYGIQFHPEVYHSTDGKQILENFLVDIAGVEQTWTPDAFAATTIEALKIKLGDDKVILGLSGGVDSTVAATLLHQAIGKNLHCIFVNNGLLRKNEFEDVLKQYEGMGLNVKGVDASARFLDALEGESDPEKKRKIIGRVFIEVFDDEAHQVEGAKWLGQGTIYPDVIESVSATGGPSATIKSHHNVGGLPDFMKLSVVEPLKMLFKDEVRRVGASLGIDKKLLGRHPFPGPGLAIRILGAITAEKVRILQEVDAIFINGLREWGLYDQVWQAGAMLLPVNSVGVMGDERTYEKCVALRAVESTDGMTADWVNLPYEFLQKTSNDIINKVKGVNRVVYDISSKPPATIEWE, encoded by the coding sequence ATGCAAAATAACGTTCTTATCCTCGACTTCGGGTCGCAATACACACAACTCATTGCTAGAAGAGTTCGCGAACTGAATATCTACTGCGAAATTAAACCTTATAACAAATTGCCGGAAGACCTTTCCAGCTATAAAGCCGTGATTCTTTCCGGTTCTCCCTACTCGGTGCTATGGGAGGACGCTCCCCATCCGGACCTCTCAGGAATCAAGGGAAAGAAACCGTTATTGGGCGTTTGCTACGGAGCCCAATACCTGGCCCATTTTAACGGTGGCCGTGTAGGGCAGTCGAGTACCCGCGAATATGGCCGCGCCAATCTCTCGAAGATCAAGGCAGAGGAACCTTTTTTTAAGGGGGTCATGGAAAACAGTCAGGTATGGATGAGCCATAGTGACACGATTAAGGAGCTCCCGGAGGGTGCCGTTTTACTGGCCTCAACTTCTGATGTAGAGCATGCGGCCTACCGCCTGAACGGAGAGCAAACCTACGGGATTCAATTTCATCCGGAGGTCTACCACAGTACAGATGGGAAGCAGATCCTGGAAAATTTCTTAGTCGATATTGCCGGGGTGGAACAGACCTGGACCCCGGATGCTTTTGCAGCGACGACCATAGAAGCCTTAAAGATCAAATTGGGAGACGATAAGGTCATTCTCGGACTATCGGGAGGTGTTGATTCTACCGTTGCCGCAACCTTATTGCATCAGGCCATTGGAAAGAATCTGCATTGCATTTTTGTCAACAACGGACTGCTCCGCAAGAACGAGTTTGAGGATGTGCTTAAACAATATGAAGGCATGGGCTTAAACGTCAAAGGTGTGGATGCTTCGGCTCGATTCCTGGATGCCCTCGAAGGCGAAAGCGATCCTGAAAAAAAACGAAAAATCATTGGTCGTGTATTTATTGAAGTGTTTGACGATGAGGCTCATCAGGTGGAAGGCGCCAAATGGCTGGGTCAGGGTACCATCTATCCGGACGTTATTGAATCGGTATCCGCTACAGGTGGCCCTTCAGCTACCATCAAGTCACACCACAACGTTGGAGGATTGCCTGATTTTATGAAATTAAGCGTGGTAGAGCCCTTAAAAATGCTGTTTAAAGATGAGGTCAGAAGGGTAGGGGCCAGCTTGGGGATTGATAAAAAATTATTGGGACGTCATCCGTTTCCCGGCCCGGGATTGGCCATTCGAATTCTGGGAGCGATCACTGCAGAAAAAGTGCGTATCTTACAGGAGGTAGACGCCATCTTTATCAATGGTCTTCGGGAATGGGGACTTTATGATCAGGTTTGGCAAGCAGGGGCCATGTTGCTCCCGGTCAATTCGGTAGGGGTTATGGGAGATGAACGTACCTATGAGAAATGTGTCGCCCTGCGTGCTGTAGAGAGCACAGATGGCATGACCGCCGATTGGGTGAATCTGCCCTATGAGTTTTTACAAAAAACCTCCAATGATATAATAAACAAGGTGAAAGGCGTTAATAGAGTAGTCTATGACATCAGTTCAAAACCACCGGCCACCATTGAGTGGGAATAA